A single region of the Arthrobacter sp. V1I7 genome encodes:
- a CDS encoding DeoR/GlpR family DNA-binding transcription regulator gives MFAEERQQLIVGLISARGRASVTDLAERFSITTETIRRDLAALETAGSVRRVHGGAVSPDRSSTTEESILERTVLRQPEKTRIAEAALALIPKDHSGSVLIDAGSSTEALAELLAARTAAGSAPGTGTELVVITHALPIAVRLSGEPGIALHLLGGKVRGLTQAAVGQSTVEAARRIRPDIAFLGTNGIHAAFGLSTPDPEEAAVKAAFVQSARRIVVLADSSKLDAETLVQFASLKDLDTLITDTKPSQALADALAEAGVEVVVA, from the coding sequence GTGTTCGCCGAAGAACGCCAACAGCTGATTGTTGGGCTCATCTCCGCCCGCGGCCGGGCCAGCGTCACGGACCTTGCCGAGCGCTTCAGCATCACCACCGAGACGATCCGGCGCGACCTGGCGGCCCTCGAAACGGCCGGCAGCGTACGCCGAGTCCATGGCGGCGCCGTGTCCCCGGACCGCTCCAGCACCACGGAGGAAAGCATCCTTGAGCGGACCGTCCTCCGCCAGCCGGAAAAGACCCGCATCGCCGAAGCTGCCCTCGCGCTGATCCCCAAGGACCACTCCGGCAGCGTCCTGATCGACGCCGGCTCCAGCACCGAGGCCCTCGCCGAACTCCTGGCCGCGCGCACGGCAGCCGGCAGCGCGCCCGGCACCGGAACCGAACTCGTCGTCATCACCCACGCGCTGCCCATCGCGGTCAGGCTGTCCGGCGAACCCGGCATCGCCCTCCACCTGCTCGGCGGGAAGGTCCGCGGACTGACGCAGGCCGCCGTCGGCCAGTCGACGGTGGAAGCAGCGCGCCGCATCCGCCCGGACATCGCTTTCCTTGGCACCAACGGCATCCATGCAGCCTTCGGGCTGAGCACCCCCGACCCTGAAGAAGCCGCTGTCAAAGCTGCCTTCGTCCAATCAGCGCGCCGCATTGTCGTGCTGGCTGATTCCTCCAAGCTGGACGCGGAAACCCTCGTCCAGTTCGCCTCGTTGAAAGATCTGGACACATTGATCACTGACACGAAACCAAGCCAGGCCCTCGCCGACGCGCTTGCCGAGGCCGGCGTCGAGGTGGTGGTCGCGTGA
- a CDS encoding Ku protein, with protein MRAIWKGAIAFGLVNVPVKVYTATEDHDISLHQVHNADGGRIRYQRRCEVCSKIVDYEDIDKAYEDDGRTVVLSREELKSIPAENSHEIDVVQFVPAEQLDPIMFEKSYYLEPDSKSPKAYVLLRHALEDTDRVAIVQFALRDKTRLGALRIRGDVLMLQALLWADEVRAASFPALETSVRISAQEREMSAALVDSMAADLDPEQFTDEYQLQLRQLIDAKLEKGESLDTEETFGAPAAEAGSGDVIDLMEALKRSLEKKRGGNAAGTAGEADAKPAAKSPSKPAAKPAQAKTTAKADAKTATKAAPKAAAKTAARTPRATAKAGTAKAGAAKVAPKAAEKTARKEA; from the coding sequence ATGAGAGCCATCTGGAAAGGTGCGATAGCGTTCGGGCTGGTCAACGTGCCGGTCAAGGTCTACACCGCGACCGAGGACCACGACATCAGCCTGCATCAGGTCCACAACGCCGACGGCGGCCGGATCCGCTACCAGCGCCGCTGCGAGGTCTGCAGCAAGATCGTGGACTACGAGGACATCGACAAGGCCTACGAGGACGACGGCAGGACGGTGGTGCTCAGCCGCGAGGAGCTCAAGTCGATCCCGGCCGAAAACAGCCACGAGATCGACGTCGTGCAGTTCGTCCCGGCCGAACAGCTGGACCCCATCATGTTCGAGAAGAGCTACTACCTTGAACCGGACTCCAAGTCGCCCAAGGCGTACGTGCTGCTGCGCCACGCCCTGGAGGACACGGACCGGGTGGCGATCGTCCAGTTTGCGCTGCGCGACAAGACCCGGCTGGGGGCGCTGCGGATCCGCGGAGACGTGCTGATGCTGCAGGCCCTCCTGTGGGCGGACGAAGTGCGCGCGGCGAGCTTCCCGGCGCTTGAGACTTCCGTCCGGATCTCCGCCCAGGAGCGGGAGATGTCCGCCGCGCTGGTGGACTCGATGGCCGCGGACCTCGATCCGGAACAGTTCACGGACGAGTACCAGCTCCAGCTGCGTCAGCTCATCGACGCGAAGCTGGAAAAGGGCGAGTCCCTGGACACCGAGGAAACGTTCGGGGCCCCGGCCGCTGAAGCCGGCAGCGGCGATGTGATCGACCTGATGGAAGCGCTCAAACGGAGCCTCGAGAAGAAGCGGGGCGGCAACGCAGCAGGCACGGCCGGGGAGGCGGATGCCAAACCCGCCGCAAAGTCCCCGTCGAAGCCTGCCGCCAAGCCGGCGCAAGCCAAGACAACCGCCAAGGCCGACGCCAAGACCGCGACCAAGGCTGCCCCTAAGGCGGCTGCGAAAACTGCGGCCAGGACTCCCCGGGCCACCGCTAAGGCAGGCACCGCGAAGGCCGGCGCCGCGAAGGTCGCTCCCAAGGCCGCCGAGAAGACCGCGCGCAAGGAGGCTTGA
- a CDS encoding HAD family phosphatase, which translates to MTELPSTAQADAIDGAAAILFDLDGVLTPTAIVHEHAWQDLFDGFLKAIPAAPAYRESDYFDHIDGKPRFDGVRDFLASRNIVLPEGPLNDDPAHDTVHGLGNRKNKVFNDIVAAGGVEPYAGSVRFIAAVQARGLKLAVVSSSRNAPAVLKAAGLSDHFPVVVDGVVAVAEGLPGKPSPATYEYAARLLGLPSEECVVVEDAVSGVQAGSAGSFHSVIGVDRGAGRETLLAAGATLVVNDLDELL; encoded by the coding sequence ATGACTGAGCTCCCCAGTACCGCCCAGGCCGACGCGATCGACGGCGCCGCCGCCATCCTCTTTGACCTCGACGGCGTGCTGACGCCGACGGCGATCGTGCACGAGCACGCCTGGCAGGATCTCTTCGACGGTTTCCTCAAGGCCATCCCGGCGGCGCCGGCCTACCGCGAAAGCGACTACTTCGACCATATCGACGGCAAGCCCCGCTTCGACGGCGTCCGGGACTTCCTGGCCTCGCGGAACATCGTCCTGCCGGAAGGCCCGCTGAATGACGATCCCGCGCATGACACCGTCCATGGACTGGGCAACCGCAAGAACAAGGTCTTCAACGACATCGTGGCCGCAGGCGGCGTCGAGCCCTATGCGGGCTCCGTGCGGTTCATCGCAGCCGTGCAGGCCCGCGGCCTGAAGCTCGCCGTCGTGTCCTCGTCCCGCAACGCACCCGCAGTGCTCAAGGCCGCGGGACTTTCCGACCACTTCCCGGTGGTGGTGGACGGCGTCGTCGCGGTGGCGGAAGGACTGCCCGGCAAGCCCAGCCCGGCCACCTACGAATACGCCGCCCGGCTGCTGGGCCTGCCCAGCGAGGAATGCGTCGTCGTGGAGGATGCCGTCTCCGGTGTCCAGGCCGGAAGCGCGGGGAGTTTCCATTCGGTGATCGGGGTCGACCGGGGAGCCGGCCGGGAGACCCTGCTGGCCGCCGGCGCCACCCTGGTGGTCAACGACCTCGACGAACTTCTCTAG
- a CDS encoding HPr family phosphocarrier protein: MTERNATIASRVGLHARPAAIFAEAAGEFDLEITIARQGEPEDEAMDAASILSLMSLGASHGEVVVLRAEGEGADAALERLVQILETDHDAA, from the coding sequence ATGACCGAACGTAACGCCACCATTGCCAGCCGCGTAGGGCTGCACGCCCGTCCGGCCGCCATCTTTGCCGAGGCTGCAGGCGAGTTCGATCTCGAAATCACCATCGCCCGGCAGGGCGAACCCGAGGACGAGGCCATGGACGCCGCCAGCATCCTGTCCCTGATGAGCCTGGGCGCATCGCACGGCGAGGTCGTGGTGTTGCGTGCCGAGGGCGAGGGCGCCGACGCCGCCCTCGAGCGCCTCGTCCAGATCCTCGAGACGGATCACGACGCCGCATAA
- a CDS encoding SRPBCC family protein, which yields MASVLESIEVDVPVSTAYNQWTQFETFPEFMKGVESVEQIDETSLRFRVEVAGVRREYFAQITEQTPDHMIAWVSTDKPRNAGTVTFETLDAGRTRVSVELEWDPEGFAENMGSAIGADNRQVTADLGRFKEFIESRGIETGQWRSSVAQGEVDDDTSGGAGTRQRR from the coding sequence GTGGCAAGCGTGCTGGAAAGCATTGAAGTCGACGTTCCCGTGTCCACGGCGTACAACCAGTGGACGCAGTTCGAGACCTTCCCCGAGTTCATGAAGGGGGTTGAATCGGTGGAACAGATCGACGAGACCTCCCTCCGATTCCGGGTCGAGGTCGCGGGGGTCCGGCGCGAATACTTCGCCCAGATCACTGAGCAGACCCCCGACCACATGATTGCCTGGGTCAGCACGGACAAACCCCGCAACGCCGGGACGGTGACCTTCGAAACCCTGGACGCGGGGCGCACCCGCGTCAGCGTGGAGCTGGAGTGGGACCCCGAAGGCTTCGCGGAGAACATGGGTTCCGCGATCGGGGCGGACAACCGCCAGGTAACGGCAGACCTCGGCCGCTTCAAGGAGTTCATTGAATCCCGCGGCATTGAAACCGGCCAGTGGCGCTCCTCCGTCGCGCAGGGGGAAGTGGATGACGACACCTCCGGTGGCGCCGGAACCCGGCAGAGGAGGTAA
- a CDS encoding DUF6458 family protein has translation MRIGSSIFLIALGAILAWAIAPGLIPYVDQAMVGYILMVVGVIGLIASLVLASPGRGHSRRVSETRSAVDPNTGETITRNESRNDGL, from the coding sequence ATGAGAATCGGTTCCTCCATCTTCCTGATCGCCCTCGGCGCGATCCTCGCCTGGGCCATCGCCCCCGGGCTGATCCCGTATGTCGACCAGGCCATGGTCGGCTACATCCTGATGGTGGTCGGCGTGATCGGACTCATCGCTTCCCTGGTCCTCGCCTCCCCCGGCCGTGGCCATAGCCGCCGGGTCAGTGAGACGCGCTCAGCCGTCGACCCCAACACGGGCGAGACGATCACGCGCAATGAAAGCCGCAACGACGGCCTCTAA
- a CDS encoding beta-ketoacyl synthase has translation MSEVFPRVVITGLGAVTPVGGTAAETWDALLAGRSGIAALDEDWARALPVRLAGRVTGDVAAQLSTPEYKRMDRCGQLALIAAREAWAQAGRPDADPERLAVVIGSGYGGLDTILEQTRALDASGPRRVSPHTLTRIMTNAPSAWVSMEVGAKGGARTPVSACASGAEAISQGADMIRAGGADIVIAGGVDSCINGLIISGFAQIRALSTRNEDPQSASRPFDRDRDGFVLAEGAGILVLEREDHARARGAAILGVVAGTAVTSDAVDIVAADPAMQRRVMEKALAAADLSPQDIGLVHAHATSTPVGDRLEAEAITAVLGNQVPVTSSKSLTGHLLGGAGALGAVVMVQALRSGAFPGTRNLEAPGDGVDLNIIPETVSGLSAKAGITNAFGFGGHSTALVITES, from the coding sequence ATGTCTGAAGTTTTCCCCCGAGTCGTCATCACCGGGCTAGGCGCGGTGACCCCCGTTGGCGGCACGGCTGCCGAAACGTGGGACGCACTTTTGGCCGGCCGCTCCGGAATCGCGGCCCTCGACGAGGACTGGGCCCGGGCGCTCCCCGTCCGGCTGGCCGGCCGGGTCACCGGGGACGTGGCCGCACAGCTCTCCACTCCCGAGTACAAGAGGATGGACCGCTGCGGTCAACTGGCGCTGATTGCGGCCCGGGAGGCATGGGCCCAGGCCGGCCGCCCGGACGCGGACCCCGAGCGGCTCGCGGTGGTGATTGGCTCCGGCTACGGCGGCCTGGACACCATCTTGGAGCAGACCCGGGCGCTCGATGCCAGCGGTCCCCGGCGGGTTTCCCCGCATACTCTCACGCGCATCATGACGAACGCCCCTTCCGCCTGGGTGTCCATGGAGGTCGGCGCCAAGGGCGGCGCCAGGACGCCGGTGAGCGCTTGCGCCTCCGGAGCGGAAGCAATCTCCCAGGGCGCCGACATGATCCGGGCCGGTGGTGCGGACATCGTGATTGCCGGTGGCGTGGACTCCTGCATCAACGGCCTGATCATCAGCGGCTTTGCCCAGATCCGGGCCCTGTCCACCCGCAATGAGGACCCGCAGTCCGCATCCCGGCCGTTCGACCGTGACCGGGATGGCTTCGTGCTGGCCGAGGGCGCCGGGATCCTGGTGCTGGAACGCGAGGATCATGCCCGCGCCCGTGGAGCGGCCATCCTGGGCGTGGTGGCCGGGACTGCGGTGACGTCCGACGCCGTGGACATCGTCGCCGCGGATCCGGCCATGCAACGCCGTGTCATGGAGAAAGCCCTTGCGGCCGCGGACCTGAGCCCCCAGGACATCGGCCTTGTCCATGCCCACGCGACTTCCACGCCGGTGGGGGACCGCCTGGAAGCGGAGGCCATCACGGCCGTCCTCGGCAACCAGGTTCCGGTCACCTCCAGCAAATCCCTCACCGGACACCTTCTGGGCGGCGCGGGCGCGCTCGGCGCCGTCGTAATGGTCCAGGCGTTGCGGTCGGGAGCGTTTCCGGGCACCCGCAACCTTGAGGCGCCCGGTGACGGGGTGGACCTCAACATCATCCCGGAAACCGTCTCGGGTCTGTCCGCGAAGGCGGGCATCACCAACGCCTTCGGCTTCGGCGGCCACAGTACCGCGCTGGTGATCACTGAAAGCTAG
- a CDS encoding alpha/beta hydrolase, with translation METVVWSKPEHERAGTPLLVMMHGYGRDESWMTKLFDSLPPDFSCAALRGPKVIGDGHGWFLLDYFLTHDFADVISSTNAVFSWIESVKAQHSSVSLLGYSQGMAMATTLLRLRPAQFRAVVGLSGFVLENELLAMSESFESRPPFFWGRDRDDVVINDAATEHTEEWLHEHTQLTARTYPGMGHSISKEELVDVSAFLRHYVLRPVGARLG, from the coding sequence ATGGAGACAGTCGTCTGGTCCAAGCCGGAACACGAACGTGCCGGCACGCCCCTGCTGGTTATGATGCATGGCTACGGCAGGGATGAATCCTGGATGACGAAACTCTTCGACAGCCTGCCCCCTGATTTCAGCTGCGCCGCGCTGCGCGGCCCCAAGGTAATTGGAGACGGCCACGGCTGGTTCCTGCTGGACTACTTCCTGACCCACGACTTCGCGGACGTCATCTCATCCACAAACGCAGTCTTCAGCTGGATTGAATCCGTCAAGGCCCAGCACAGCAGCGTCAGCCTGCTCGGTTACTCACAGGGCATGGCCATGGCCACCACACTGCTGCGGCTGCGGCCGGCGCAGTTCCGCGCGGTGGTCGGATTGTCCGGTTTTGTCCTGGAAAACGAACTTCTGGCGATGAGCGAATCGTTCGAGTCCCGCCCGCCCTTCTTTTGGGGCCGGGACCGGGACGACGTTGTGATCAACGACGCCGCTACGGAGCACACCGAGGAATGGCTCCACGAGCACACCCAACTCACGGCCCGCACCTACCCGGGCATGGGGCACAGCATCTCCAAGGAAGAACTCGTGGACGTCAGCGCCTTCCTGCGCCACTACGTGCTCCGCCCGGTGGGCGCCCGGCTCGGCTAG
- a CDS encoding fructose-specific PTS transporter subunit EIIC — protein MTQLITTELVELDQNLGSSPEDVIRHLASKVAANGRATEAEGLFSDAFAREQKTATGVPGGIAIPHCRSTAVTEPTLAMARLSRPVDFGAKDGPADLVFFIAAPEGADQEHLKLLSKLARSLIKKDFTAALRAADSEAEIVELVEGALADKPAAHSVAAPAAAAVAAVPDAGDAGAASSAAPKPKRLVAVTACPTGIAHTYMAADSLVAAAKEAGVDLQVETQGSSGAKPLDPAVIAAADAVIFAVDVDVRGKERFAGKPVINAPVKRGIDEPDKMVQEALAAADNPHARRVPHFGAEEQAEHAAAEKGEHIGQKLKKALLTGVSYMIPFVAGGGLLIALGFLLGGYDITAVADKVVVENNFGNLPEGGLAIYLGAVLFKIGALSMGFLVPALAGYIAYAIADRPGIAPGFVAGAVAGFMGAGFLGGIVGGLLAGYMAHLIGTWQVPRWLRGLMPVVIIPLLASIFASGLMFLVLGGPIAGLTAALNGWLSGMTGASAIVLGIILGLMMCFDLGGPVNKVAYAFAVAGLSAGSATNQAPWQIMATVMAAGMVPPLAMALATVLDRKLFSLAERENGKAAWLLGASFISEGAIPFAASDPLRVLPASMVGGAVTGALSMAFGVTSQAPHGGIFVFFAIGNLLMFVISIIAGTIVTALSVIALKRWAVKKTVDTVEPVPVTV, from the coding sequence GTGACTCAGCTCATTACCACCGAACTGGTCGAGCTCGACCAGAATCTGGGCAGCTCGCCCGAGGACGTGATCCGGCACCTCGCCAGCAAGGTTGCGGCCAACGGACGCGCCACCGAAGCCGAAGGCCTCTTCTCGGACGCGTTTGCCCGGGAGCAGAAGACTGCTACCGGCGTCCCCGGCGGCATCGCGATCCCGCATTGCCGTTCGACGGCGGTCACCGAACCGACGCTGGCGATGGCACGCCTGTCCCGGCCGGTCGATTTCGGCGCCAAGGACGGCCCCGCGGACCTGGTCTTCTTCATCGCAGCCCCCGAAGGCGCGGACCAGGAGCACCTCAAACTCCTCTCCAAGCTCGCCCGGTCCCTGATCAAGAAGGACTTCACCGCCGCCCTGCGCGCAGCCGACTCGGAAGCCGAGATCGTCGAACTCGTCGAGGGCGCGCTGGCCGACAAGCCCGCTGCCCATTCCGTCGCAGCCCCGGCCGCCGCTGCCGTGGCCGCGGTCCCTGACGCCGGGGACGCAGGCGCCGCCAGCTCCGCTGCCCCCAAGCCCAAGCGCCTCGTGGCCGTCACCGCCTGCCCCACCGGCATTGCACACACCTACATGGCCGCCGATTCGCTCGTGGCTGCGGCCAAGGAAGCCGGCGTGGACCTGCAGGTCGAGACCCAGGGCTCCTCCGGCGCCAAGCCGCTGGACCCTGCAGTCATCGCCGCCGCCGACGCCGTGATCTTCGCCGTCGACGTCGATGTCCGCGGCAAGGAGCGCTTTGCCGGCAAGCCGGTCATCAACGCCCCCGTCAAGCGCGGCATCGACGAACCCGACAAGATGGTCCAGGAAGCCCTGGCCGCCGCGGACAACCCCCACGCCCGCCGCGTCCCGCACTTCGGTGCCGAGGAGCAGGCCGAGCACGCTGCAGCCGAAAAGGGTGAGCACATCGGCCAGAAGCTGAAGAAGGCCCTGCTCACCGGTGTCAGCTACATGATCCCGTTCGTGGCCGGCGGCGGTCTGCTGATCGCTTTGGGCTTCCTCCTGGGCGGCTACGACATCACCGCTGTTGCTGACAAGGTGGTCGTGGAGAACAACTTCGGCAACCTTCCCGAGGGCGGCCTGGCGATCTACCTCGGCGCTGTGCTGTTCAAGATCGGCGCCCTGTCCATGGGCTTCCTGGTTCCCGCGCTGGCTGGCTACATCGCCTATGCGATCGCCGACCGTCCCGGCATTGCACCGGGCTTCGTGGCCGGCGCCGTCGCTGGCTTTATGGGTGCCGGCTTCCTCGGGGGCATCGTCGGCGGCCTGCTCGCGGGCTACATGGCCCATTTGATCGGGACCTGGCAGGTTCCACGCTGGCTTCGCGGCCTGATGCCGGTGGTGATCATCCCGCTGCTCGCTTCCATCTTCGCCTCCGGCCTGATGTTCCTGGTCCTCGGCGGTCCCATCGCAGGCCTTACTGCAGCCCTCAACGGCTGGCTCTCGGGCATGACCGGCGCCTCCGCCATCGTCCTGGGCATCATCCTCGGCCTCATGATGTGCTTCGACCTCGGCGGTCCGGTCAACAAGGTTGCCTACGCCTTCGCCGTCGCCGGCCTGAGCGCCGGCAGTGCCACCAACCAGGCCCCGTGGCAGATCATGGCCACCGTGATGGCCGCAGGCATGGTCCCGCCGCTGGCGATGGCCCTGGCCACCGTCCTGGACAGGAAGCTCTTCAGCCTGGCCGAGCGTGAAAACGGCAAGGCCGCCTGGCTGCTGGGCGCGTCCTTCATCTCCGAAGGCGCCATCCCGTTCGCCGCTTCCGACCCGCTGCGCGTCCTCCCCGCCAGCATGGTGGGTGGCGCCGTCACCGGAGCGCTGAGCATGGCCTTTGGGGTCACCTCGCAGGCTCCCCACGGCGGTATCTTCGTGTTCTTCGCCATTGGCAACCTGCTGATGTTCGTGATCTCGATCATCGCCGGCACCATTGTCACCGCACTGTCCGTGATCGCCCTCAAGCGCTGGGCAGTCAAGAAGACCGTTGATACGGTTGAACCGGTTCCCGTAACCGTCTAA
- a CDS encoding Rho termination factor N-terminal domain-containing protein yields the protein MPTKKDEPRGSESPSIKDPELYEKLLEDGASKQKAARISNAAAKKGRSAVGRKGGRSGDYEDWTVAQLKERAKEIGLKGYSAKKKSELISALRNS from the coding sequence ATGCCCACCAAGAAAGACGAGCCGCGCGGCTCCGAGAGCCCAAGCATTAAGGATCCGGAACTGTACGAGAAGCTGCTGGAGGACGGCGCTTCCAAGCAGAAGGCGGCCCGCATCTCCAACGCCGCGGCCAAGAAAGGCCGCTCCGCCGTGGGCCGGAAGGGCGGCCGATCCGGCGACTACGAGGACTGGACGGTTGCCCAGCTGAAGGAGCGCGCCAAGGAAATCGGGCTCAAGGGCTACTCGGCGAAGAAGAAAAGCGAGCTCATCTCCGCGCTCAGGAACTCCTGA
- a CDS encoding 1-phosphofructokinase family hexose kinase gives MIVTLTANPSLDRTVSLPGPLLRGEVQRAVSVRQESGGKGVNVSRALVASGLKTIAVLPGAEADPVLAGLRDGDVPFAALPIGEPLRSNVALTEPGGVTTKINEPGPVLTEDQQEALIGLLLDHSRGASWVVLAGSLPPGVPADFYATVTRRLRSIHDGTDAPRIAIDSSGEPLAAAISGDAAGKPDLLKPNAEELAELAAATGFATHKSAEELEADPEAAAEAAAAVVRSGVGAVLATLGSKGAVLVTADGAWLATHPPVSAVSTVGAGDSSLAGYLLASSQGDAPVDCLRQAVAHGAAAASLPGSTVPAVHQTTPDAVTITALRKD, from the coding sequence GTGATTGTCACCCTGACCGCCAACCCCAGCCTGGACCGCACGGTCTCCCTGCCGGGCCCCTTGCTCCGCGGGGAAGTCCAGCGGGCCGTCTCCGTCCGGCAGGAGTCCGGAGGCAAGGGAGTCAACGTCTCCCGCGCCCTGGTCGCCTCCGGCCTGAAGACCATCGCGGTGCTGCCCGGGGCCGAGGCCGATCCGGTCCTCGCCGGGCTGCGGGACGGGGACGTCCCATTCGCCGCCCTTCCCATCGGCGAGCCGCTGCGCAGCAACGTGGCGCTCACCGAGCCCGGCGGCGTCACGACGAAAATCAACGAACCCGGCCCGGTGCTGACTGAGGACCAGCAGGAGGCCCTGATCGGGCTGCTCCTGGACCACTCCCGCGGCGCCAGCTGGGTTGTCCTGGCCGGCTCGCTCCCACCTGGAGTCCCGGCCGACTTCTATGCCACCGTCACCCGGCGGCTACGGTCCATCCATGACGGGACCGATGCCCCGCGCATCGCCATCGACTCCTCAGGGGAACCCCTTGCCGCCGCCATCTCCGGCGACGCCGCCGGGAAACCTGATTTGTTGAAACCCAATGCCGAGGAACTGGCGGAACTGGCAGCCGCAACCGGGTTCGCCACGCACAAGTCCGCCGAGGAACTGGAAGCCGACCCCGAGGCAGCCGCGGAGGCCGCCGCCGCCGTCGTGCGTTCCGGAGTGGGCGCCGTGCTGGCAACCCTCGGTTCCAAGGGAGCGGTGCTTGTGACGGCCGACGGCGCGTGGCTTGCCACGCATCCGCCGGTTTCCGCGGTCAGCACTGTCGGCGCCGGCGATTCGTCGCTCGCCGGCTACCTGCTCGCTTCCAGCCAGGGCGACGCCCCGGTCGATTGTCTGCGTCAGGCTGTGGCCCACGGTGCCGCCGCCGCTTCCCTGCCGGGCTCCACTGTCCCGGCAGTCCACCAAACCACCCCCGATGCCGTAACCATCACGGCCCTCCGGAAGGATTGA